The Syntrophorhabdaceae bacterium genome contains the following window.
ACATACCTTCGCGAGCGAGTTGCTCAATGCGGGAATGAGACTCGAGTGTGTCCAGCCGCTCCTCGGCCACACAAGTATTGAAGTAACAAGAAGGTACGCCAGGCTGACGGACAAAACCAGGGAAGATGAGTACTTCAGGGCAATGGCTTTGATCGAAAAGGGGGAAATCCATGGGAATTACCGATTCGATCATAGGCTTTAGGCGCTCTCTGAAAAGAAGGAACTACTCCCGGTGCACTGTGAGGGACTACCTGAGCACACTCAAGCAGTTCGTCATCTGGGTCGATTGTCCGATTGAAACGGTCGATCGAAAGAAGGTCCTCTCGTTCATTGACTATCTTCTCGATAAGAGGTTGCATCCAAAGACAATCAACTGCTATCTCGATAGCATCAGATCCTTTTACAAATATCTGAAGGATGAAGAATCTATCGATATTGAGAATCCAGTGAAATCCGGCTATTTGCTCCGACTTCCAAAACCGCTGCCCCGGTTCCTTCGAGATGAAGATGTCGTAAAACTTTTCAAGGCTATAGACAGCGTAAGGGACCGGGCCATCTTCTATCTTATGCTCCGTTGCGGGCTTCGGGTGGAAGAAACAGCCGCGCTTAAGGTTGATGATCTCGATCTTCGTCGGGGAACGATAGTAATAAGAAGCGGAAAAGGCGCCAAAGGCCGAATAGTCTACATGAGCACCGATGCACACGGCGCTATTAAGGATTACCTTCGGGAAAGGCAGCCAGTCAGGTCGAAAGCCCTATTCCTGGTGGACAAGGGAGCCCTTAAGGGCAAGCAAATCTCAGTGCGTGGTATCCAGAAAAGATTGGAGTTTTATGCAAGGAAATCAGGTTTGAGAACATCCTGTCATGAACTCCGGCATACCATGGCGACGCAACTGCTCAATGCCGGCGCCGATCTGACTGTCATACAGGACCTTCTCGGACATAGCCGAATTGCGACGACCCAGAGGTACTGCAGGGTCTCAAATCTCAAAGTAGAAAAGGATTACTACAAAGCGATGGAACTGGTGATAGAGCGAACATCCCCACAAAGTCCCGGGTGATTGCGCGTCCATGGGGGCTCTGCCCCCAAACCCCCGGGGTTTAACG
Protein-coding sequences here:
- a CDS encoding tyrosine-type recombinase/integrase, coding for MGITDSIIGFRRSLKRRNYSRCTVRDYLSTLKQFVIWVDCPIETVDRKKVLSFIDYLLDKRLHPKTINCYLDSIRSFYKYLKDEESIDIENPVKSGYLLRLPKPLPRFLRDEDVVKLFKAIDSVRDRAIFYLMLRCGLRVEETAALKVDDLDLRRGTIVIRSGKGAKGRIVYMSTDAHGAIKDYLRERQPVRSKALFLVDKGALKGKQISVRGIQKRLEFYARKSGLRTSCHELRHTMATQLLNAGADLTVIQDLLGHSRIATTQRYCRVSNLKVEKDYYKAMELVIERTSPQSPG